In one Tessaracoccus palaemonis genomic region, the following are encoded:
- a CDS encoding MFS transporter codes for MIGAPQTRQISKLQRWAVLATVSVGLLMIVLDNSILYTALPTLTRELGATGSQALWIINAYPVVMAGLLLGSGTLGDRVGHRRMFLIGLVIFGVASLVAAFSPTAWVLIGARALLAVGAATMMPATLALIAVTFEDERERNIAFGVWGSLSTVGMAIGPIVGGSLLQAFWWGSVFLINVPVVIAAIVATLVLAPPNDPNPEKKWDLVSSIWALVGLVGAVLAIKELAHVPQNWALIVGAAISSGIGFVLFVRRQRRLAEPLLEFSIFRNERFTSGVIAASLSMFAVAGIQLITTQRYQLLEGFSPLGAGLLVAAAALGALPSSLIGGAILHRTGLRPIIVGGLAIALVGAVLILFGARTSLPLLVAGLVVVGIGTGFAMSVASIAIVGGAPPGREGMASSVEEVSYEFGSLTAVALLGSLVSFVYSMSIRVPFGAPDAARQSLPDALAVADAHPGLFDAAHLAYNTAYTVTMIVIAVILAVATAVTAWLLRTGDREAANVPVGV; via the coding sequence GTGATTGGTGCTCCTCAGACTCGACAGATCTCGAAGCTGCAGCGCTGGGCCGTGCTGGCCACGGTGAGCGTCGGGCTTCTGATGATCGTGCTGGACAACTCGATCCTGTACACAGCCCTGCCGACGCTGACCCGGGAGTTGGGTGCGACGGGATCGCAGGCGCTGTGGATCATCAACGCCTACCCGGTGGTGATGGCGGGGCTGCTCCTGGGGAGCGGCACGCTGGGCGACCGGGTGGGGCACCGGCGGATGTTCCTGATCGGGCTGGTGATCTTCGGGGTCGCTTCGCTGGTGGCTGCGTTCTCTCCCACGGCGTGGGTGCTGATCGGCGCCCGGGCGCTGCTGGCCGTCGGGGCGGCGACCATGATGCCCGCCACGCTGGCGCTGATCGCGGTGACCTTCGAGGACGAGCGGGAGCGCAACATCGCGTTCGGTGTGTGGGGGTCGCTGTCCACCGTCGGCATGGCGATCGGCCCCATCGTCGGGGGCTCGCTTCTCCAGGCGTTCTGGTGGGGGTCGGTGTTCCTCATCAACGTGCCAGTTGTGATCGCCGCCATCGTCGCCACGCTGGTGCTCGCTCCGCCCAATGACCCGAACCCGGAGAAGAAGTGGGACCTGGTGTCCTCGATCTGGGCGCTGGTCGGGCTCGTGGGGGCAGTGCTGGCGATCAAGGAACTGGCCCACGTGCCGCAGAACTGGGCCCTGATCGTCGGGGCGGCGATCAGCTCGGGCATCGGTTTCGTCCTCTTTGTGCGACGGCAGAGGCGTCTGGCCGAGCCGCTGCTGGAGTTCTCCATCTTCCGCAACGAGCGCTTCACCTCCGGGGTCATCGCCGCATCGCTTTCCATGTTCGCGGTCGCGGGTATCCAGCTGATCACCACCCAGCGGTACCAGTTGCTGGAGGGATTCAGCCCGCTGGGTGCGGGGCTCCTCGTCGCGGCCGCGGCGTTGGGCGCGTTGCCGTCGTCGCTCATCGGCGGGGCGATCCTGCACCGCACCGGCCTGCGGCCGATCATCGTCGGCGGCCTCGCGATCGCTCTGGTCGGTGCCGTTCTCATCCTGTTCGGCGCGCGGACCTCTCTTCCGCTCCTCGTGGCCGGGCTGGTGGTCGTCGGAATCGGGACCGGGTTCGCCATGTCGGTCGCTTCGATCGCCATCGTCGGTGGGGCGCCTCCTGGCCGGGAAGGCATGGCCTCGTCCGTGGAGGAGGTCTCCTACGAGTTCGGGTCTCTCACTGCTGTCGCGCTGCTCGGCAGCCTGGTCAGCTTCGTGTATTCCATGTCGATCCGGGTTCCCTTCGGCGCCCCCGACGCAGCCCGCCAGAGCCTGCCCGACGCGCTGGCGGTCGCCGACGCCCACCCCGGCCTGTTCGACGCCGCCCACCTCGCCTACAACACGGCCTACACCGTCACCATGATCGTCATTGCGGTCATCCTCGCCGTCGCGACCGCCGTCACCGCCTGGCTGCTGCGCACCGGGGACCGCGAGGCGGCCAACGTCCCGGTGGGGGTGTGA
- a CDS encoding TetR/AcrR family transcriptional regulator has protein sequence MRPSKRVQILDAALRVVGRDGVTAVTYESVADEAGLTKGGIVYHFPSREALLASLQQHLADQWEVALVEAAGAPADRLTGAQRAAAYARVAATSADRAELLLVLEAATDPALAAPWARLMEVWAPPAPSGLPLTTQQTDRLIAHLASDGLWVYDTITGTPLPPDVRAHLSSRIAELIEASGDPA, from the coding sequence GTGCGGCCGAGTAAGCGTGTCCAGATCCTCGACGCGGCGCTGCGCGTCGTCGGCCGCGATGGCGTCACCGCGGTCACCTATGAGTCAGTGGCCGACGAGGCCGGCCTGACCAAGGGCGGCATCGTCTACCACTTCCCGTCGCGCGAGGCCCTGCTTGCCTCCCTGCAGCAGCACCTCGCCGACCAGTGGGAGGTCGCCCTGGTGGAGGCGGCGGGTGCGCCCGCCGACCGGCTGACCGGCGCCCAGCGCGCCGCGGCCTACGCGCGGGTCGCCGCCACCAGCGCCGACCGCGCGGAGCTCCTGCTGGTCCTCGAGGCCGCCACGGACCCCGCGCTCGCCGCCCCGTGGGCCCGGCTGATGGAGGTCTGGGCGCCACCCGCACCGTCGGGTCTGCCGCTGACCACGCAGCAGACGGATCGGCTCATCGCACACCTCGCCTCCGACGGGCTCTGGGTCTACGACACGATCACGGGAACCCCCCTGCCCCCCGACGTGCGCGCGCATCTCAGCAGTCGGATCGCGGAGCTCATCGAGGCGTCGGGGGACCCCGCCTGA
- a CDS encoding alpha/beta fold hydrolase, whose translation MTHTTRRMQDLIVDEHHFSAPLVWKDDADARTIDVYASVVSREGGENLPFLLYLQGGPGHEAPRPLRNPTAPGWLDAALKEHRVVFLDQRGTGRSTPVGDRDLASPTDVVVEHLTHLRADAIVRDAEALRERLGAEKWSVLGQSFGGFCTLTYLSTAAASLDKVYFTGGLSAIGKTPDEVYAVTYDKMRWANANYYRRFPEHRAAVERLVDLADRGELVLPDGEVVSVSRIRSLGSLLGGDNGWQTLQELLELEPGTNAFAHDLASALPFGGRNPVYYVLHESCYADGVATRWAADRAEPEDFRADPTLLTGEHVRREWADTVPAFRPWREVADQLAEVTWPRLYDADAIAASGAVGAAAIYFNDVYVPAELSLSTASLMPGLRPWVTNQFEHSGLRAADVLPRLIDLAHGRLVR comes from the coding sequence ATGACCCACACCACCCGCCGGATGCAGGACCTGATCGTCGACGAGCACCACTTCAGCGCGCCGCTGGTGTGGAAGGACGATGCGGACGCGCGAACGATCGACGTGTACGCGTCGGTCGTCAGCCGCGAGGGCGGCGAGAACCTGCCGTTCCTGCTCTACCTGCAGGGCGGTCCGGGTCACGAGGCCCCGCGCCCCCTGCGCAACCCCACCGCCCCCGGCTGGCTGGACGCGGCCCTGAAGGAGCACCGCGTCGTGTTCCTCGACCAGCGCGGCACGGGCCGGTCGACGCCGGTCGGTGACCGTGATCTGGCGAGCCCCACCGACGTCGTCGTCGAGCACCTCACGCACCTGCGGGCCGACGCGATCGTCCGCGACGCCGAGGCCCTGCGCGAGCGGCTGGGCGCGGAGAAGTGGTCGGTGCTGGGGCAGTCGTTCGGCGGGTTCTGCACGCTGACCTACCTCAGCACGGCGGCCGCGAGCCTGGACAAGGTGTACTTCACCGGCGGGCTGAGCGCCATCGGGAAGACGCCGGATGAGGTGTACGCCGTCACCTACGACAAGATGCGGTGGGCCAACGCGAACTACTACCGACGGTTCCCGGAGCACCGCGCGGCCGTCGAGCGGCTGGTCGACCTGGCCGACCGCGGGGAGTTGGTGCTGCCCGACGGCGAGGTGGTGTCGGTGTCGAGGATCCGCTCGTTGGGCTCGCTGCTCGGAGGCGACAACGGCTGGCAGACGCTCCAAGAGCTGCTCGAGCTGGAGCCCGGCACCAACGCCTTTGCCCACGATCTGGCCTCCGCGCTGCCGTTCGGCGGCCGGAACCCGGTCTACTACGTGCTGCACGAGTCCTGCTACGCGGACGGGGTCGCGACGCGCTGGGCGGCGGACCGGGCGGAGCCGGAGGACTTTCGCGCCGACCCGACGCTGCTGACCGGCGAGCACGTCCGTCGCGAGTGGGCCGACACGGTCCCGGCGTTCCGGCCGTGGCGTGAGGTGGCCGACCAGCTTGCGGAGGTGACGTGGCCGAGGCTGTACGACGCGGACGCGATCGCCGCGTCGGGCGCCGTCGGTGCGGCGGCGATCTACTTCAACGACGTGTACGTGCCGGCGGAGCTGTCGCTCTCCACGGCGTCGCTGATGCCGGGCCTGCGGCCGTGGGTGACGAACCAGTTCGAGCACAGCGGCCTCCGCGCCGCTGACGTCCTCCCGCGCCTGATCGACCTTGCACACGGTCGCCTCGTCCGCTGA
- a CDS encoding MFS transporter encodes MPTSQERSRAFTHVLINSAAASLGTAFIWFGITFWAYLETRSVLATSFLGGAYMLGMAVLGVPFGGLIDRLRKHTAMMISAIATTAFFLLGGLIFLLVPADHLSDMGRPWFWIFSILILLGALVAMIRSLALSTCVTILVDSDKRANANGLVGAVQGMTMLVVGMLSGLAIGQLGLGWTLFISIVAVVGSLIHLLLIQIPEPTIVHAEGTPKAVDFGAAWRAIIVVPGLIGLIIFSTFNNFLGGVFMGLLDPYGLELLSVEAWGILFGLCSIGFMVGGAIIAWTGLGRLPLRTLLQACMAMWVVSALFTIRDQVWLLAVGVFLYMVLMPFIEASEQTLLQRVVPLEKQGRVFGFAQAVEVSAAPLSAFIIGPVAEFWLIPYAQSPEGVATWSWLIGTGRARGIALVFVLFSLLGLVLTAAVFFTRTYRRLNESYLAGDVNIDVVPSPDPAP; translated from the coding sequence ATGCCGACCTCACAGGAACGCTCCCGCGCCTTCACGCACGTGCTGATCAACTCGGCCGCCGCGTCGCTCGGGACCGCGTTCATCTGGTTCGGCATCACGTTCTGGGCCTACCTTGAGACCCGATCTGTACTGGCGACGTCGTTCCTCGGCGGCGCGTACATGCTGGGCATGGCGGTGCTCGGCGTGCCGTTCGGCGGGCTGATCGACCGGCTGCGCAAGCACACCGCCATGATGATCTCCGCCATCGCCACGACGGCGTTCTTCCTGCTCGGCGGACTGATCTTCCTCCTGGTCCCCGCCGACCACCTCTCCGACATGGGCCGACCCTGGTTCTGGATCTTCAGCATCCTGATCCTGCTCGGCGCTCTCGTCGCGATGATCCGCTCGCTGGCGCTGTCGACGTGCGTCACGATCCTCGTCGACTCCGACAAGCGTGCCAACGCGAACGGACTTGTCGGGGCCGTACAGGGCATGACGATGCTGGTCGTCGGGATGCTGTCCGGGCTGGCGATCGGGCAGCTCGGGCTCGGCTGGACGCTGTTCATCTCGATCGTCGCGGTCGTAGGCTCGCTGATCCACCTACTGCTGATCCAGATCCCCGAGCCGACGATCGTGCACGCCGAGGGGACCCCGAAGGCCGTTGACTTCGGCGCCGCGTGGCGCGCCATCATCGTCGTGCCGGGCCTCATCGGCCTAATCATCTTCTCGACGTTCAACAACTTTCTCGGCGGCGTCTTCATGGGCCTGCTCGACCCGTACGGCCTCGAACTGCTGTCCGTCGAGGCCTGGGGCATCCTCTTCGGGCTGTGCAGCATCGGGTTCATGGTGGGCGGCGCGATCATCGCCTGGACGGGCCTCGGCCGCCTGCCGCTCCGCACCCTGCTGCAGGCGTGCATGGCCATGTGGGTCGTGTCGGCGCTCTTCACCATCCGCGACCAGGTCTGGCTGCTCGCCGTCGGTGTCTTCCTCTACATGGTGCTCATGCCGTTCATCGAGGCCTCGGAGCAGACACTCCTGCAGCGCGTCGTCCCACTCGAGAAGCAGGGTCGCGTGTTCGGCTTCGCGCAGGCCGTCGAGGTCTCCGCCGCACCGCTGAGCGCGTTCATCATCGGCCCCGTCGCCGAGTTCTGGCTCATTCCCTACGCGCAGTCGCCCGAGGGCGTCGCGACGTGGTCGTGGCTCATCGGCACCGGCCGGGCCCGCGGCATCGCGCTGGTGTTCGTGCTGTTCAGCCTGCTGGGGCTCGTGCTGACGGCGGCGGTGTTCTTCACCCGCACGTACCGTCGACTCAACGAGAGCTACCTCGCCGGCGACGTGAACATCGACGTCGTCCCGAGCCCCGATCCCGCCCCCTGA
- a CDS encoding Swt1 family HEPN domain-containing protein: MALSNRDRIDRMFQQIAPPLDDFISTVVGQGDPELGAVWTKLVQAKDKAPLHKTYDALDPQVQFRMLTEGSITGGIKPGWYPFSTALGRAGETFASELREVRNTWAHNGTFSDDDAYRALDTGERLLKLIGANDEAQQVRDIRLNLRRVTADKEDKKTLKAAVANPGSAGIRPWREVLQPHDDVATGNFHASEFAADLYKVATGDEKDSDYADPVEFFRRTYLTEGLRDLIGRAVRRITGDANATPVINLQTNFGGGKTHSMLSLWHIAAGLPLGDFPQETQELLDASGYRGERVNRVAIVGNHLSPSGMVKDDGTRINTIWGELAWQLGGHEAYSIIATADINRTHPGKALHELLAAYSPAVILIDEWVAYARSLVGRDDLAGGTFDDQFTFAQSLTEACKGTPGVLLAISIPASESGQNADLVVGNEEEVGGAHGLEALKRLQNVVRRVADQWRPASSDEAYHIVKQRLFKQADAAALAAISATAREYNEMYLKHTDEFPKQSREPAYEARIRDTYPIHPELFDTLYEEWSSLERFQRTRGVLRLMSTVVHALWKGEDSSPLIMPGSLPLATSSVNSELTQYLQDSWKTIIDADVDGPNSEPVKIDTERPLFGQRALTKRLARTVFFGSAPTIAPGATQKGISTKRVLLGTAIPGDVLGNFHAALTQLGDRATYFYSGNGRYWYDLRPNITRSAKDQAERLHKEDVWKEIVNRLSDQARTRGDFAAVHVCPEDHADIPDVDDARLVILHPSLAHKRGTESEAKQFAERATTHRGTSNRTNRNMLVFLAADEARLQELDAAVRDFLGWSHVLQNEVDLDLTQNQRNQAVQRRGQADETVTARLLQTFTWTLVPEQPDPSAPFVIRETKAEGQSDSLAQRVSRRLGSDGSLSVRQSAANIRLAIGKIPQIWQSGHVELGTLWGLYAQYTYMPRLRDRSVLNDGVLDMPMLWQSDAFALATGYDDEADRYVGLWTSDDKSAAPPLVDSLLIVRPDVAMVQRTQEAAKLQADAAQPSDVSTGQQPSTEASAEDEPMPAAPTPVDVVFTRFFGVKTLSSDRIAADFRNVADEVIAHLKSDPNARLTVRIEIEATDATGFDASQRRTVSENATTLKFDQSGFEED; this comes from the coding sequence ATGGCACTGAGCAACCGTGACCGCATCGACCGCATGTTCCAGCAGATCGCTCCCCCACTCGATGATTTCATCTCCACCGTCGTCGGCCAGGGGGATCCCGAACTCGGCGCGGTCTGGACCAAGCTCGTCCAGGCGAAGGACAAGGCGCCGTTGCACAAGACCTACGACGCGCTGGACCCGCAGGTGCAGTTCCGGATGCTCACGGAGGGCAGCATCACGGGCGGCATCAAGCCTGGCTGGTATCCCTTCAGCACAGCCCTCGGCAGGGCCGGCGAGACGTTCGCCAGCGAACTACGCGAGGTCCGCAACACCTGGGCCCACAACGGCACCTTCAGCGACGACGACGCCTACCGCGCCCTCGACACGGGTGAACGCCTCCTGAAGCTGATCGGCGCCAACGACGAGGCGCAGCAGGTCCGTGACATCCGGCTGAACCTTCGCCGCGTGACCGCCGACAAGGAGGACAAGAAGACGCTCAAGGCCGCCGTCGCGAACCCCGGCTCCGCCGGAATCCGGCCCTGGCGTGAGGTGCTGCAGCCCCACGACGACGTCGCCACCGGCAACTTCCACGCCTCCGAGTTCGCCGCGGACCTGTACAAGGTCGCGACCGGCGACGAGAAGGACTCGGACTACGCCGACCCCGTCGAGTTCTTCCGCCGCACCTACCTCACCGAGGGCCTGCGGGACCTCATCGGCCGCGCGGTCCGCCGCATCACGGGCGACGCCAACGCCACGCCCGTCATCAACCTCCAGACGAACTTCGGCGGCGGCAAGACACACTCGATGCTGTCGCTGTGGCACATCGCGGCCGGACTCCCGCTGGGCGACTTCCCGCAGGAGACCCAGGAGCTCCTGGACGCCAGCGGCTACCGCGGCGAGCGCGTCAACAGGGTCGCGATCGTCGGCAACCACCTCAGCCCCTCGGGCATGGTCAAGGACGACGGCACCCGGATCAACACCATCTGGGGCGAGCTGGCCTGGCAGCTCGGCGGGCACGAGGCGTACTCGATCATCGCCACCGCCGACATCAACCGCACTCACCCGGGCAAGGCGCTGCACGAACTCCTCGCCGCCTACAGCCCCGCCGTCATCCTGATCGACGAATGGGTGGCGTACGCACGCTCGCTCGTCGGCCGCGACGACCTGGCCGGCGGCACGTTCGACGACCAGTTCACGTTCGCGCAGTCGCTCACCGAGGCCTGCAAGGGCACGCCCGGCGTGCTGCTTGCCATCTCCATCCCTGCCTCCGAGAGCGGTCAGAACGCCGACCTCGTCGTCGGCAACGAGGAGGAGGTCGGCGGCGCCCACGGCCTGGAGGCACTGAAGCGGCTGCAGAACGTGGTGCGGCGCGTCGCGGACCAGTGGCGTCCCGCTTCGTCGGACGAGGCCTACCACATCGTCAAACAGCGGCTCTTCAAGCAGGCCGACGCGGCCGCCCTGGCGGCGATCAGCGCCACCGCCCGCGAGTACAACGAGATGTACCTCAAGCACACGGACGAGTTCCCGAAGCAGTCGCGGGAGCCGGCCTACGAGGCGCGGATCCGTGACACGTACCCGATCCACCCCGAGCTGTTCGACACCCTCTACGAGGAGTGGTCGTCTCTTGAGCGGTTCCAGCGCACCCGTGGTGTCTTGCGGCTCATGAGCACAGTGGTCCACGCGTTGTGGAAGGGCGAGGACTCGTCGCCGCTGATCATGCCCGGATCGCTTCCGCTGGCCACGTCGTCGGTCAACTCGGAGCTGACGCAGTACCTGCAGGACTCGTGGAAGACGATCATCGACGCCGACGTCGACGGGCCGAACTCCGAGCCGGTCAAGATCGACACGGAGCGGCCTCTCTTCGGCCAGCGTGCGCTGACGAAGCGGCTCGCGCGGACGGTGTTCTTCGGGTCGGCGCCGACCATCGCGCCGGGGGCGACGCAGAAGGGCATCAGCACCAAACGCGTACTGCTCGGCACGGCCATCCCGGGCGATGTGCTGGGGAACTTCCACGCCGCGCTGACGCAGCTGGGCGACCGCGCGACGTACTTCTACTCTGGCAACGGCCGCTACTGGTACGACCTGCGTCCCAACATCACGCGCAGCGCCAAGGATCAGGCGGAGCGCCTGCATAAGGAGGACGTCTGGAAGGAGATCGTCAACCGACTCAGTGACCAGGCCAGGACACGAGGCGACTTCGCAGCCGTCCATGTCTGCCCGGAGGACCACGCCGACATCCCGGACGTCGACGATGCACGGCTCGTGATCCTGCACCCGAGCCTCGCGCACAAGCGGGGCACGGAGTCGGAGGCGAAGCAGTTCGCGGAGCGGGCCACCACACACCGTGGCACCTCCAACCGGACCAACCGGAACATGCTCGTCTTCCTCGCCGCGGACGAGGCCCGGCTCCAGGAGCTCGACGCCGCGGTCCGCGACTTCCTCGGCTGGTCGCACGTACTGCAGAACGAGGTCGACCTGGACCTCACGCAGAACCAGCGCAACCAGGCAGTCCAACGCCGAGGGCAGGCCGATGAGACGGTCACGGCACGGCTGCTGCAGACCTTCACCTGGACGCTGGTGCCCGAGCAGCCGGACCCGTCCGCGCCCTTCGTCATCCGCGAGACCAAGGCCGAGGGGCAGTCGGATTCACTCGCCCAGCGCGTCTCGCGACGCCTCGGCAGCGATGGGAGCCTGTCCGTCCGGCAGTCGGCCGCCAACATCCGCCTCGCCATCGGAAAGATCCCACAGATCTGGCAGTCGGGACACGTCGAGCTTGGAACGCTCTGGGGCCTGTATGCGCAGTACACCTACATGCCGCGGCTGCGAGACCGGAGCGTTCTGAACGACGGCGTGCTGGACATGCCCATGCTCTGGCAGAGTGACGCTTTCGCATTGGCGACCGGCTACGACGACGAGGCTGACCGCTACGTCGGGCTGTGGACGTCGGACGACAAGTCCGCCGCGCCGCCGCTGGTCGATTCGCTGCTGATCGTCCGACCCGATGTCGCAATGGTCCAGCGCACGCAGGAGGCAGCGAAGCTCCAGGCCGACGCTGCCCAGCCTTCCGATGTGTCGACTGGCCAGCAGCCCTCGACTGAGGCTTCGGCCGAGGACGAGCCGATGCCCGCTGCTCCCACCCCCGTGGACGTGGTCTTCACACGCTTCTTCGGCGTGAAGACGCTCAGCAGCGACCGCATCGCGGCCGACTTCCGCAACGTCGCCGACGAGGTGATCGCGCATCTGAAGTCGGATCCGAACGCCCGCCTCACGGTCCGGATCGAGATCGAGGCGACCGATGCCACGGGCTTCGACGCGTCCCAGAGGCGCACGGTGTCGGAGAACGCAACAACCTTGAAGTTCGACCAGTCCGGCTTCGAGGAGGACTGA